The following are from one region of the Vitis riparia cultivar Riparia Gloire de Montpellier isolate 1030 chromosome 14, EGFV_Vit.rip_1.0, whole genome shotgun sequence genome:
- the LOC117931295 gene encoding oleosin 5-like, which produces MADRPQPHQLQVHPQHLYNAGIKTLLPQKGPSTSQVLAVIALLPLAGFLLLLAGLTFAGSALGLAVITPLFLIFSPVLVPAAIAIGLAVVSFVTSGAFGVTGLSSLSFAVNSFRQAAAPLPGYLRSAMDKLGEKTKGLGQGIQKQAHEGGPIRKLGY; this is translated from the coding sequence ATGGCCGACCGCCCCCAACCCCATCAGCTTCAGGTTCACCCACAACACCTTTACAATGCTGGTATCAAGACCCTCCTTCCCCAGAAAGGCCCATCAACCTCCCAGGTTCTAGCGGTCATAGCCCTCCTCCCCCTCGCCGGTTTTCTGCTGCTTCTCGCCGGCCTCACTTTCGCCGGCAGCGCACTAGGCCTCGCTGTAATCACCCCTCTGTTCCTGATCTTCAGCCCGGTTTTAGTCCCTGCTGCCATAGCCATCGGGCTTGCCGTTGTCTCCTTTGTTACGTCGGGAGCTTTTGGAGTGACGGGACTGTCGTCGCTGTCATTTGCAGTGAACTCTTTCCGACAAGCTGCCGCTCCGCTGCCTGGGTACTTGCGGAGTGCGATGGATAAATTGGGGGAGAAGACCAAGGGTTTGGGGCAGGGGATCCAGAAGCAAGCCCATGAAGGCGGGCCCATTAGAAAACTCGGCTACTA